GCTTTCTTCCTGTATATCCGTTTCTTTGTAACCAAATAGCGAAGAGGGGCCGTGGTTGCGGGTGACCCGGCCTGATATCATATCCCAATAATAAATGGAGTCCTGTGTTACCTTGGCCAGCAGGTCATACCGCGTACCAATATCCTTTGCGATGATGGTGGAGCGGATCTCGGCCTCTACGTCCACCGCCATCACCAACCGGGCATCCCGCCCGCCATATTTCGTGCTGTGCGACCAGATCTCTGCGGAAAACACCTCCCGGTTCTTTTTCTGGTGCTGCCAGATACCGCGGTACACCATCTCCTGCCGGGTGTTCTTCACATCGTCCAGCAGTTGCTGGATGGTAGAGGGTTCCCGGATATTGAGAATGCTCATGCGCATAAATTCCTCCTCACTGTAACCGTACTGCCGTACGGCAGCTTCGTTCACGGCGAGGAAGCGCAGTGTTTCCCAATCGTATATCCACATGGGAACGGGGTGCTCGTAGAAGAGCTGCCGGTATTCACTACGATTTACCGGGGAGCTTTTTGCCAGCACATACACGAACACAGCAGAAACTGTGATAAAGGCCGCATGCAGTAGATATTCCAGCAAAGCGGGGCTAACCTGGGGCAGTTGTGCTGAAAGAAAAAGCCATATTCCGCGATAGCCGCACAGCCATATTATTCCAAGCAGGAGATAAAGGCCGGCTGCTTTCAGAGCAGCATAGCTCATGGCAATAGTTTGATTGAAATTATGGCATTTTGAGATACCGGCAAACATTTACCATACCAGTGTGACATTTTTACTTTGTGCATACCCGGTGCAGGTCAGCACCAGTCCCTGGGACAATTCCCTGTCCGTCAGCACTTCGTTAACGGACATCCAGACCGATCCTTCCGCACATCGCGCTATGCACGAGCCGCAGACGCCGCCATTGCAGCTGTAGGGCAATTCTATGCCCTGCCGCAGCGCGGCATGCAGGATGGTTTCATTGCCCGGTACGGGAAAGGTCGTTTCTTTTCCATTGTGCCGGAGCAAAACCTGTTTAATGCCCGTGTCTTGCGGGATGGGGGTCCTGGCGATCTTCGTTTCGGTATTGACAACAAAGTTCTCTTTGTGCAGCTGCGCATTACTGAAACCCATAAAGGTAAGCGTGAACTGCACCACGCGCATATAGGCAGCAGGGCCGCAGATGAAGAACTGGGCTTTGTCCCGCTCGTACTTCAGGTGTTGCGGGGCGATCATTTCCAGCAGGCCGTTACTCATCCTGCGATTGGTCGTAGCAGTATCCGCCGGGTCGCTGAACAGCCAGAGGATGGTCAGGCGGTCCGGGAACTTTTGCTGTAACGCCAGTATCTGTTTCCGGAAAATAGTATTCTTCTCGTTGCGGTTCGAGTAGATGAGCGTGATGTGGGCGGCTGTCTCTTTGTACAGGGCTTCCTGCAGAATGGAGAACAGGGGTGTAATGCCGCTGCCGGCGCCAAGCAGGAAGATGTCCCGGCGGGCATCCGGCATACTGTCCAGTGTAAACCTCCCGGAGGGAAGCAGTGATTTTACCTGGTCGCCCACCTGCCAGGTGCGGTGGATATGACGGGATATCTCCCCGTTCGTGATCTTTTTGATGGTAACAGCCATGAACGGGTCTATGCCCGGGGTCGTGCAAAGCGAATAGGAGCGGCGGTATTCTTCGCCATTCAATTCAACAAGAAAGGTAAGGAACTGGCCGGCTTTGTACGGAACGGGTCTGCCCTGCACTTCTTCCAGCCGGTAGGTGAACGTATCCGGTGTTTCCTGGATAATAGCCGTAATGCGAAGGTGTATATATAGATCCATTAGATAATTCCGGAGCCGTCTCTGCTGCTGCTCCGTATGATCTGTTATCAGCTTGCGTGAACAGTAATGGTACTTTTAAGCATTTCCCGGACAGCGTTGGCGATGGCCACGGCATCGTAGCCGCATTCGCGCTGCAGTTCCGCGGGTTTTCCATGTTCTACCAGGCGGTCCGGTATGCCCAGCCGGCGGATGTCCGCCTTATAATCGTTATCCGCCATGAATTCCAGCACTGCACTGCCGAAGCCGCCCTGCAGGGCGCCGTCCTCTAC
This genomic stretch from Chitinophaga sp. XS-30 harbors:
- a CDS encoding PAS domain-containing protein, which translates into the protein MSYAALKAAGLYLLLGIIWLCGYRGIWLFLSAQLPQVSPALLEYLLHAAFITVSAVFVYVLAKSSPVNRSEYRQLFYEHPVPMWIYDWETLRFLAVNEAAVRQYGYSEEEFMRMSILNIREPSTIQQLLDDVKNTRQEMVYRGIWQHQKKNREVFSAEIWSHSTKYGGRDARLVMAVDVEAEIRSTIIAKDIGTRYDLLAKVTQDSIYYWDMISGRVTRNHGPSSLFGYKETDIQEESSWWIERIHPDDAGDMLTSFREATTARQLNWEAEYRFRCANGSYKYVHDRGHIIYNEKQDAVRVIGVIQDITERKESIQQLQQQNETLKEIARINSHDIRKPVASILGIMSVIDLENNDAALNTQLFGMLQESTSELDVMLHKIRDKLKQLRNGNLPE
- a CDS encoding ferredoxin--NADP reductase encodes the protein MDLYIHLRITAIIQETPDTFTYRLEEVQGRPVPYKAGQFLTFLVELNGEEYRRSYSLCTTPGIDPFMAVTIKKITNGEISRHIHRTWQVGDQVKSLLPSGRFTLDSMPDARRDIFLLGAGSGITPLFSILQEALYKETAAHITLIYSNRNEKNTIFRKQILALQQKFPDRLTILWLFSDPADTATTNRRMSNGLLEMIAPQHLKYERDKAQFFICGPAAYMRVVQFTLTFMGFSNAQLHKENFVVNTETKIARTPIPQDTGIKQVLLRHNGKETTFPVPGNETILHAALRQGIELPYSCNGGVCGSCIARCAEGSVWMSVNEVLTDRELSQGLVLTCTGYAQSKNVTLVW